The sequence TCAACTTTTAGTTACTTATCTTAATACAGAAAATGTAAGTGTAGATGATACTGAATTTGTAAATATGGGACTTCCTGGAGCTATGTCAGCTCTTTTAAATGGCAGTGCCGATATTGCTTTACTTGCTGGACCAGTGGCTTTAAATACTATTAAATCTGGTGCAAAGGTAGTTACTACTGGAGAAGGACTTGTACAAGGGTTAGTTGTTACAGCTGTAAGAGGGGATTTCTTAGAAAAATATCCTAAAGCTGTTGAAAAATTTAAAACTATCAATGATAATATAGTAAAAACAATCTATAATGATTTTGATAGTATTGTTGATAAAGTTGCAAAAGAGGTTGAAAATACTCCTGAAGAAGTTAGAACTATGTTCCCTTTTTATGATTTTAATCCTGAGATAACAGAAAATGATATCAAAGATTTAAAAGCTACTCAAGAATTTTTAATCGCTAACGGACTTCAAGAAAAACCAATCGATATTGAAAGCATTATTCTAAAATAACAAAAAATATAAAGAAGGGCTGTCTGAAATTTTTTATTTTCCAAACAGCCCTTCTATATTATTTCCTCGATCGTGATACATCTTCTCCTTTTAGATAACTAAGTATCTACTTTATTTATATATAAATTCTTCAGCATATCTACCACGAATTCTCATCACTAGCATTTTCTTTCCTCTAAAATCAACCCTAAATAACTTTTATTATTTTAGTTATTTACACTTTTTTAATAACACCAGAGACTTATCTTAAAATATTTTCTTCCACTACTATTAATAACGAAAATAAGATATACACTCCCTAGAGTCCTACCGAATATTAGCCATACTTTAATAACACTTCCAAAAATATTATATGATAGTTACACCTTTTTCTTTGTCCTCTGAAACTATAATTTACTTTTAATTAAATTATAATTTCCTTGCATCTCTTCCCATTGGTATCACCTCTTTCTATTTTTTATAATCTATTTATATTTTATAAATTTTTTATAAAACCTTATTTATTAGTGTCCTCTGAAAATTATCTAAAAAATATACTTTTTATTATAATTTTCTATCTCCTTGTCCCATCGGAATCACCTCGTTTATCTTTTTGACTACTAATTTATACCTCATAAAATTTAATTTGTCAATAGTTTTTTTAAAAATTATTTAAAAAATATATTAAATTTTTCTTTTAATTTTTATAAACTTTCTAATTA is a genomic window of Fusobacterium perfoetens containing:
- a CDS encoding NrtA/SsuA/CpmA family ABC transporter substrate-binding protein, whose protein sequence is MKKFITVLLVVLGVFTGCSKEKKEEFPKVLNLTYVKAPLNIPSILGRNDKIFENEFAKEGTEVKFYELTTGPEQIQALASGQMDFLYALSAPSALIGASNGVNLKLTGVYTRAPKVFMILTKDENIKSPKDFVGKKIVGPKGTILHQLLVTYLNTENVSVDDTEFVNMGLPGAMSALLNGSADIALLAGPVALNTIKSGAKVVTTGEGLVQGLVVTAVRGDFLEKYPKAVEKFKTINDNIVKTIYNDFDSIVDKVAKEVENTPEEVRTMFPFYDFNPEITENDIKDLKATQEFLIANGLQEKPIDIESIILK